AATGCGAAAACTCCAGTCATGGATAGCTTATGGACAGCTTATCCACACACCCTCATTCGCACATCAGGAAAAGCCGTAGGGTTGCCAGATGGTCAAATGGGCAACTCGGAAGTTGGTCATTTGAACATTGGCGCTGGGCGAGTAGTACCGCAAGAATTAGTACGCATCTCCGATGCGGTGGAAGACGGTTCTATTAAGCTCAATCCAGCACTTGTCAAAATTTGCCAGGAAGTGCGCGATCGCAATGGCAAGCTTCACATAGTAGGTCTGTGTTCAGAGGGTGGAGTACATTCCCATCTCACCCATTTATTCGGACTACTGGACTTAGCAAAGGATCAGCAAATTTCCCAAGTTTGTATCCATGCGATTACCGATGGTCGTGACACCACACCGACCGAGGGTGTCAAAGCAATAGGGCAGCTGCAAGAATATATAGACCGCGTAGGTGTAGGGCAGATAGTCACCCTCAGCGGTCGCTACTACGCGATGGATCGCGATCATCGCTGGGATCGGGTTAAACGTGCCTATGACGTAATGACCCAAGATGAAGTAACCGATAATCGCCAAGCCGTAGAAGTTTTAGCAGCATCCTACGCCACCGGAGTCACAGACGAATTCATCAACCCCACACGTATTGCTCCTGGCGCAATTGCAGCCGGGGATGGAGTGATATTCTTCAACTTCCGCCCCGATCGCGCTAGACAACTCACTCAAGCTTTTGTTAGCCCAGAATTTAAGGGCTTTGAAAGGCAGTTAATTCAACCACTTTCTTTTGCTACTTTTACTCAGTACGATCCAGATTTAAAAGTAGCTGTTGCCTTTGAGCCACAGAATCTCACCAATATTTTGGGAGAGGTCGTCGCCAATCACGGATTAAAGCAATTCCGCACCGCTGAAACCGAAAAATACGCCCACGTTACCTACTTCTTTAATGGCGGTCTAGAAGATCCTTTCGAGGGTGAAGACCGCGAACTTGTAAGTAGTCCTATGGTAGCAACTTACGATAAAGCCCCGGCGATGTCCGCAGCAGCCGTTACAGAAGTTGCGATCGCAGCAATTGAGAAATGTATCTACTCGTTAGTTGTGATTAACTATGCTAACCCAGATATGGTAGGGCATACAGGTCAGATAGAAGCTACGATAGAAGCAATTGAAAAAGTTGATCTCTGTTTGGGTCGCCTACTTGCTAGCATTACTAATGTTGGGGGGACAACAATTATTACTGCCGACCACGGTAATGCTGAGTATATGCTAGATGATGCGGGTAATCCTTGGACAGCCCACACCACTAACCCCGTCCCCTTAATTTTGGTGGAAGGAGAAAAAGCTAAAATCCCTGGACATGGTACAAATGTCGAACTGCGAAGCGATGGCAAGCTAGCCGACATTGCACCGACAATTCTAGAGATTTTACAACTACCTCAGCCATCAGAAATGACAGGGCGATCGCTAGTTGTACCGGCTGGATATGATGTGCAACGCAGTCGTACTCCCGAACCAGTAGGTTTGTAAAAAAATAACAGTTAGCTGTTACTTAAACCCTGACACTTCTGTTTTGAAATTGACTATCTATTTAGATTGCTACCATGACAGTTTCTAATATTGTTCAAGGCATTTGGGCGCTTTCCGCCGTTGGTTTAATCGTCTTAGTACTGCTGCATAGTCCTAAAGGAGATGGTATTGGAGCCATTGGTGGACAAGCTCAACTGTTTAGCAGCACCAAAAGCGCAGAAAACACCTTAAACCGAATTACTTGGGCATTAACAGTAATTTTTCTAGGTTTAACCGTAGTTTTAAGTGCTGGTTGGCTACCTAAGTAACCATAGGGAATAGGGACATGGGGCAAAAAATCCAATACCCAACACCCAACCCCCTAAAAAATTTATTTACCTCACAGTTACTAGCAATTCTTACCTTAGTGATAGGTACAGGGCTGCTAGTTATTTTTACGTATCTTCCTGTAAATGCTAATTTTGCCCAAGTAACGCCATATTCTAGGGATTTACTCGCTTCTCTCCCTATCTCTTCATTTCCTACTCCAAAATCTCATCCTCTACCGCCAACGCTAGCCAAATGGCAAGATAATACCAACAGTGGCGATTACTTTCCTCAAATAACAGCCACCCAAGTTGGTTATCTGGTTTGGTCACAGTTTCCTATTAAAGTTTACGTAGAAACGCCAACAGCAATTAACAGCCAGCAAGCTCAAGCTTGGGTTAACAGTGTCTTACAAGCTGTGCAAGAGTGGAATGCTTATTTACCTTTATTGATAGTGGAAAAACCAGAGGTTGCAGATATTAAAATTTTCCGAAAAGCGCCACCTCTGCAAGTTTCTCCTGTCGATAAAATTCCCCGTGCGCGTTCTGCTTTAACTACCTACGAGTTATATACCAACAACAAAGTTTTATTACACCGCTTCACTATATTGTTGAGTCCTAGCCAGACTGGTAATTATGTCATAGCCGCAGCGCGTCATGAACTCGGCCATGCTTTGGGAATTTGGGGGCATAGTCCATTACAAACCGATGCTTTATACTTTTCTCAAGTTCGCCAACCACCAGCGATTTCTGCTAGAGATGTGAATACTTTGAAGCGGGTTTATGAACAGCCAAGCAGTTTGGGATGGTCTTTGGTAGAGAAATAACTAAATACAGTTACTATTCAATTATGCTTTTTCAGCCATAATTTCCTCCTTTATAAACTCACGGAAGTGAGAATGATACAAACTATAATCAATATCATTTTCCTTTTGTTTCTCATCTAAAAAAGGTTTCCACTGTTCAATTACTTCCCATAACAACAATTTTTGATGTTCAAATTTTATTTCAAGCTTTGAAAGAGATATTGTAGGTTGTTCATAAACTAGAATGTAAAGAAGTTTACTTTTTAACTCATTTAATTGATGATTAGAGGGATTATTAATATCCATTTTAATTAAATGGTTTCTATAGAAATATTTGAGTTCTTTCATTAATTTCTTTGAAAGATTATCATCCTCACTATGTATTTTTTCTCCTTTATCTATCTGATTAATTAATGATTTTACATATAAAAAATTACCTTCACTTTTTTCTATTATTTGAGTTATATGTTGTTGGTCTTTTATAACTCTTCTGATATAGCTTTCTATATCCTTTTTAATTTCGCTTTCAATATCAATTAGCCGAATATGACTTGAATTTATACCAGATGTCAGAAAATCTTCTGGTATTTTAATTGGTCTTTGGGTCAAAATAAAATAAATATTTGTAGGCAAAGCAATATACAGACTTAATATATTAAAATTTTCATCGTCTAAAGCATCAACCGCAATAATAAGTTTAGATTTTTCTTGACTAAGGATAATACTAATTTTATTTAATATATCAGTTAATACATTCACATTCATAGTATCGTCAGGTGCTAGCCAAGATGGGTATCCAAGTCTTTTTATTTTTCCATTATATTGTTCTATTAGTTGGTTACAAATATAATGTAGAAAATTTTCTAGAGGATTAACTTGCGTTCTTGCTCGGTAATGAAAATAGCAGAGATACTTAATATTTTTGTCAATTGCTCTTTGTGTTTCTTGATAATATTCATTAATGTACTTAGCAACAAAGGCTGTTTTACCAGAACCAGGCTCTCCTTCGAGAATAAAATATCCATCATCATTATTTTTAATAAAATCGTTTATTCTTTCTAAGATATGGTGTCCACCTGTATATTTTTCTGTATGAGATTTAATGAGATCCTGAAAAGCTTCAGGTAGGTCTTTATTCATTTGCAATATTTGTCCTTTTTTATAATTATTCCATAGTGTATTAAATTTATTTTCTTCAGAGATTTCAAAGAAATTTTTAAATATATAAGCTCTAAAACCAGTTGTGTTAATAAAAATTTTTTCAATCCATTCCCATTTAATTAGTGACTCTAGTACATGGTCAATTTGCTCCTTTATTATTTTCTCATTGTTATCTGGAAATGCTCTCATGAATTGTTCTGTATCCTTACTTTGAAGTAAAAGTTTAGCAAGACTTTTTAATGTGAGACATACCAGTAAATCTTTATTTTTATTCTTTCGCTCGACCTCTAGAGATTCTATTTTGTTACCTTTATCTAGCGAATATACGTAATTAAGTAAACAATAAAACAAAAAATAAGCTTT
The genomic region above belongs to Calothrix sp. NIES-2098 and contains:
- a CDS encoding 2,3-bisphosphoglycerate-independent phosphoglycerate mutase; translation: MTKAPVAPVVLVILDGWGYCEEKRGNAIVNAKTPVMDSLWTAYPHTLIRTSGKAVGLPDGQMGNSEVGHLNIGAGRVVPQELVRISDAVEDGSIKLNPALVKICQEVRDRNGKLHIVGLCSEGGVHSHLTHLFGLLDLAKDQQISQVCIHAITDGRDTTPTEGVKAIGQLQEYIDRVGVGQIVTLSGRYYAMDRDHRWDRVKRAYDVMTQDEVTDNRQAVEVLAASYATGVTDEFINPTRIAPGAIAAGDGVIFFNFRPDRARQLTQAFVSPEFKGFERQLIQPLSFATFTQYDPDLKVAVAFEPQNLTNILGEVVANHGLKQFRTAETEKYAHVTYFFNGGLEDPFEGEDRELVSSPMVATYDKAPAMSAAAVTEVAIAAIEKCIYSLVVINYANPDMVGHTGQIEATIEAIEKVDLCLGRLLASITNVGGTTIITADHGNAEYMLDDAGNPWTAHTTNPVPLILVEGEKAKIPGHGTNVELRSDGKLADIAPTILEILQLPQPSEMTGRSLVVPAGYDVQRSRTPEPVGL
- a CDS encoding metallopeptidase, translating into MGQKIQYPTPNPLKNLFTSQLLAILTLVIGTGLLVIFTYLPVNANFAQVTPYSRDLLASLPISSFPTPKSHPLPPTLAKWQDNTNSGDYFPQITATQVGYLVWSQFPIKVYVETPTAINSQQAQAWVNSVLQAVQEWNAYLPLLIVEKPEVADIKIFRKAPPLQVSPVDKIPRARSALTTYELYTNNKVLLHRFTILLSPSQTGNYVIAAARHELGHALGIWGHSPLQTDALYFSQVRQPPAISARDVNTLKRVYEQPSSLGWSLVEK